The genome window CCATATCTGAGTTAGGATCTCGTAGCTTCTCACTTCATGCCCATATTCGCCCTGGATGAGATTAGTATCGAAGCAATCGGTTGTAGCAATGCATGGCTGGGCTGCATACTGGTCCAGGCCCAGGTAATCTGCCGCGGCCAACAGTTCGAGGCAGAGCTCGACCGGGATCTCCATGTCGGGAACATCCTCGCTGTTACGGTAGCGGTACCAGTAGTGGAAGTATTCGACAACCTTATCAAGGACCATGGCGCTGTTGATAGAATCATCATCAGCGTCTAGCTCTTCCAGGTTTGAAATGGTTCAGCAGAGACAAGGCACGACCAGGCTCGGTGTGCGTGTGGTCAGGTCAAGTGTAGTGAGTAGTCATATAGCCCAACTGAGAGATCTCGGTTGTTCTGTCTGGAAAGCATGATGAAGTGTCATCAATCCACGCAGCAGGCcatctggagaagatggcatgTCGATGATATCAACCTACCTCATCTCTTGGAAGACACAACGGGCCTCTTTGGCTTCGGCGAACTGGCTTCTCACGTCGAGCATGCCCTTGATGA of Fusarium oxysporum Fo47 chromosome I, complete sequence contains these proteins:
- a CDS encoding BTB/POZ protein, with amino-acid sequence MDWKTPSKYITLVSGDGFEFVVLRDAALVSPIIKGMLDVRSQFAEAKEARCVFQEMSAMVLDKVVEYFHYWYRYRNSEDVPDMEIPVELCLELLAAADYLGLDQANMGMK